In the Brassica napus cultivar Da-Ae chromosome A7, Da-Ae, whole genome shotgun sequence genome, one interval contains:
- the LOC106356616 gene encoding auxin-responsive protein SAUR50-like, with the protein MARQRMITVESPKKKMGGIVKLKNVVEKLVQIKGFSSAKKHCSDEYGRDRVPKDVKEGHFAVIAVDGYHEPTQRFVVPLMFLEHPMFRKLLERAEEEYGFYHDGALMVPCRPSHLRTILTEQLLC; encoded by the coding sequence ATGGCCAGACAAAGAATGATCACAGTTGAGTCGCCAAAGAAGAAAATGGGTGGAATTGTGAAGCTCAAGAATGTTGTAGAAAAGTTGGTGCAGATCAAAGGCTTTTCCTCGGCCAAGAAACATTGTTCCGACGAATACGGCCGTGACCGTGTCCCAAAAGATGTGAAGGAAGGTCATTTTGCGGTGATAGCCGTTGATGGATATCATGAGCCTACGCAAAGATTTGTTGTTCCATTAATGTTTCTAGAACACCCGATGTTTAGGAAGCTTCTAGAACGCGCGGAGGAGGAGTACGGGTTCTATCATGATGGAGCCCTCATGGTACCTTGCCGGCCAAGCCACCTCCGGACGATATTGACCGAACAGTTATTGTGCTAG
- the LOC106356615 gene encoding heavy metal-associated isoprenylated plant protein 1, which translates to MDKPVCECDVEKKKKEPVHVVLQVDLHCDGCISRIVRLAGCLEGVEIVRADPVSNKLTLIGFMDPVKTAEKLQKKTKKKIELLSPKPKNDTKVNNDAKAHVKTTMIAVSTVSLKLNCACDGCVKRIHKTISKTKGVYQVKIDREKEVVSVTGTMEVKTVTENLKRKLKKTVQVVPEKKDKKKENAEGIFKSGSPGLPCYGFNYGLGPYGFMGGPITELFSEEDPNSCCVM; encoded by the exons ATGGATAAACCGGTGTGCGAGTGTGacgtggagaagaagaaaaaagagccGGTTCACGTGGTTCTTCAGGTGGATCTTCACTGCGACGGATGTATCTCCAGGATCGTCAGATTAGCCGGTTGTTTGGaag GAGTTGAAATAGTGAGAGCGGATCCTGTTTCCAACAAGCTCACTCTCATTGGGTTCATGGATCCAGTGAAGACTGCAGAGAAGTTGCAGAAGAAGACCAAGAAGAAGATCGAGCTGCTATCTCCCAAGCCCAAGAACGACACCAAAGTAAACAACGACGCAAAGGCTCATGTCAAGACTACTATG ATCGCTGTGAGCACAGTGAGCCTGAAGTTGAATTGCGCATGTGACGGTTGCGTCAAGAGGATTCACAAAACCATCTCCAAGACCAAAG GTGTCTACCAGGTGAAAATAGACAGAGAGAAGGAAGTAGTTAGTGTCACAGGGACGATGGAGGTTAAGACTGTGACAGAGAATTTGAAAAGGAAACTGAAGAAAACCGTCCAGGTTGTGCCTgagaagaaggacaagaagaaagagaatgcAGAGGGAATCTTCAAATCCGGGTCTCCAGGCCTGCCATGCTACGGTTTCAATTATGGGCTTGGACCTTACGGTTTCATGGGAGGCCCAATCACAGAGCTTTTCAGCGAGGAGGATCCCAACTCTTGCTGCGTTATGTGA
- the LOC106356614 gene encoding probable glucuronoxylan glucuronosyltransferase IRX7 gives MITHKQRRTEKGLCFKHYFKWILCFSFTLYCLVSFLVDHDQEDLPLSPSSFSRPNTFLTNPKTKFIASHAVFESKIHDHALIFPPQRPNIRTDVFNNMKIYVYDLPSKFNTDWLANNRCRNHLFAAEVALHKALLSLEGDVRTEDPYEADFFFVPVYVSCNFSTVNGFPAIGHARSLIKEAIELVSAQYPFWNRTSGSDHVFTATHDFGSCFHTMEDRAIADGVPRILRNSIVLQTFGVTFKHPCQEVENVVIPPYISPVSLDKTQKNIPVTKERDIRVFFRGKMEIHPKNISGRFYSKRVRTEIWRSYGSDRRFYLQRQRFAGYQSEIARSVFCLCPLGWAPWSPRLVESVALGCVPVIIADGIRLPFPSAVRWPDISLTVAERDVGKLGEILEHVAETNLSVIQKNLEDPSVKRALLFNVLPQEGDATWQVLEALSKKLHRSAIRRSNAFL, from the exons ATGATAACACATAAACAAAGAAGAACAGAGAAAGGACTCTGTTTTAAACACTACTTCAAATGGATCCTCTGTTTTTCATTCACTCTCTATTGTCTCGTTTCCTTCTTAGTCGATCATGACCAGGAAGACCTTCCTTtgtctccttcttctttctcccgACCAAACACTTTTCTAACTAACCCTAAAACCAAGTTTATCGCTTCTCATGCTGTGTTTGAATCTAAAATCCATGATCACGCACTTATCTTTCCCCCACAACGTCCAAACATCAGAACTG ATGTATTcaacaatatgaaaatatacgTCTATGACTTGCCTTCCAAGTTCAACACAGACTGGTTAGCCAACAACAGATGCAGAAACCATCTCTTCGCGGCCGAGGTGGCTCTTCACAAGGCGTTGCTGAGCCTCGAGGGAGACGTGCGGACGGAAGATCCGTATGAAGCAGATTTCTTCTTCGTCCCTGTTTATGTCTCATGTAATTTCAGCACAGTCAACGGCTTTCCAGCGATTGGCCACGCCAGATCACTCATCAAGGAAGCAATCGAGCTCGTCTCAGCTCAATACCCGTTTTGGAACCGAACCAGTGGCTCTGACCACGTCTTCACCGCCACACACGACTTTGGCTCTTGCTTCCACACCATG gaGGATAGAGCAATTGCTGATGGGGTACCAAGGATCTTGAGGAACTCTATAGTTTTGCAAACTTTTGGTGTTACGTTTAAGCATCCATGCCAAGAGGTAGAGAACGTTGTGATACCACCGTACATCTCGCCGGTAAGTTTGGACAAGACTCAGAAGAATATTCCGGTAACTAAGGAGCGAGACATTAGGGTGTTCTTCCGGGGCAAGATGGAGATTCATCCCAAAAACATCAGTGGACGCTTTTACAGCAA GCGTGTAAGGACGGAGATATGGAGGAGTTACGGCAGTGACCGGAGGTTTTATCTCCAACGACAAAGATTTGCCGGTTACCAGTCAGAAATTGCTCgttctgttttttgtttgtgtcCTCTCGGGTGGGCCCCGTGGAGTCCGAGACTTGTTGAGTCGGTTGCACTTGGCTGCGTGCCCGTTATTATCGCCGACGGTATCCGTTTGCCGTTCCCTTCTGCCGTGCGTTGGCCGGATATCTCTCTCACGGTTGCGGAGCGAGACGTTGGGAAGCTCGGAGAGATTTTGGAACACGTGGCGGAAACTAATTTGTCCGTCATACAGAAGAACCTGGAGGATCCGTCTGTTAAGCGGGCCCTTCTGTTTAATGTCCTTCCGCAAGAGGGAGATGCCACGTGGCAAGTTTTGGAGGCTTTGTCGAAAAAATTGCATAGGTCCGCTATAAGAAGATCAAATGCTTTTCTGTAa
- the LOC125576143 gene encoding c-Myc-binding protein-like, with protein sequence MSTSPFASHSQNVFLRCRCCIIRRTDCFCRRSKVADEVAEKEANKKALRKYLELVEFFTKVLVALYEQNDKPSSALEFIQQKLGGPSVSDYKKLQSEKSDLQIKDNEVFAKHQGTLREVSRPNLNIKVYQ encoded by the exons ATGTCGACCTCTCCGTTTGCTTCAC ATTCTCAAAATGTCTTCCTCCGATGCCGTTGTTGCATAATCCGCCGTACGGATTGTTTCTGCCGGAGGAGTAAGGTGGCTGACGAGGTGGCG GAGAAAGAAGCCAATAAAAAAGCTTTGAGGAAGTATTTAGAGTTAGTGGAGTTCTTCACCAAAg TTCTGGTTGCTTTGTATGAGCAGAATGACAAGCCTTCCTCTGCTTTAGA ATTCATCCAGCAAAAGCTAGGAGGTCCTTCAGTTTCTGATTACAAGAAGCTTCAATCTGAGAAGTCTGACCTTCAAATAAAGGACAATGAGGTTTTTGCTAAACATCAAGGAACGTTGAGAGAGGTATCCCGTCCTAACTTGAATATAAAAGTTTATCAGTAA
- the LOC106356613 gene encoding protein NUCLEAR FUSION DEFECTIVE 4-like, which produces MGSEIHSSGETVRFLIHFFNGRWFMVFASFLIMACAGATYLFGTYSKDIKSTLGYDQTTLNLLGFFKDLGANVGVMSGLIAEVTPTWFVLVIGSAMNFVGYFMIWLTVTGKVAKPRVWQMCLYICIGANSQNFANTGALVTCVKNFPESRGVMLGLLKGYVGLSGAIFTQLYFAIYGNDSKSLILLIAWLPAVVSLVFVYSIREKKVVRQRNEINVFYNFLYISIFLALFLMAMNIAEKQVHFTRAAYIASATICCVLLFVPLTVAVKQEIEVWNMKKLAEEEPSEVKIEKPQKEDTDHLKEDGEKKEMKSCLLTVFDPPPRGEDYTILQALLSLDMIILFLATFCGLGSSLTALDNLGQIGESLGYPNHAVSSFVSLVSIWNYFGRVFSGFVSEYLLAKHKLPRPLMMTLVLLLSCAGHLLIAFPVPGSVYIASILMGFSFGAQLPLLFAIISELFGLKYFSTLFNCGQLASPLGSYILNVRVTGMLYDREAMKQLTARGLTRKDVKDLTCLGSQCYKLPFVILAAVTFFGALVSLGLAIRTRKFYKGDIYKKFRESHESESVMVSDSRKS; this is translated from the coding sequence ATGGGTAGCGAGATTCATTCATCGGGCGAGACCGTACGGTTCTTGATTCATTTTTTCAATGGAAGATGGTTCATGGTGTTTGCTTCGTTCCTCATCATGGCTTGCGCTGGAGCCACTTACCTCTTCGGGACTTACTCTAAAGACATCAAATCCACGCTCGGTTACGACCAGACAACGTTGAACCTGTTAGGTTTCTTTAAAGATCTCGGAGCTAACGTGGGAGTCATGTCCGGACTCATAGCCGAAGTCACGCCGACTTGGTTCGTCCTCGTCATCGGCTCCGCCATGAACTTCGTCGGCTACTTCATGATCTGGCTCACCGTAACGGGGAAAGTAGCGAAACCGAGAGTTTGGCAAATGTGTCTCTACATTTGCATAGGAGCAAACTCTCAGAACTTCGCAAACACAGGAGCTCTGGTTACTTGCGTCAAGAACTTCCCCGAGAGTAGAGGAGTCATGCTTGGTTTGCTTAAAGGTTACGTTGGTCTAAGCGGAGCGATATTTACGCAGCTTTACTTTGCTATTTACGGTAACGATTCCAAGTCTTTGATTCTGTTGATCGCGTGGCTACCAGCTGTGGTCTCCCTTGTCTTTGTGTATTCCATAAGAGAGAAGAAAGTCGTGAGGCAGAGGAATGAGATCAACGTGTTTTACAACTTCCTCTACATCTCAATCTTCTTGGCCTTGTTCCTCATGGCAATGAACATCGCCGAGAAGCAAGTCCATTTCACCAGAGCCGCTTACATCGCAAGCGCTACCATATGCTGCGTCTTGCTCTTTGTGCCTCTGACGGTTGCGGTTAAGCAAGAGATCGAAGTGTGGAACATGAAGAAGCTGGCTGAGGAGGAGCCTAGCGAGGTCAAGATTGAGAAACCCCAAAAGGAGGACACTGATCATCTCAAGGAGGATGGAgaaaagaaggagatgaaatCTTGTTTGTTGACGGTTTTCGATCCGCCGCCAAGAGGGGAAGACTACACTATACTACAAGCATTGTTAAGCCTCGACATGATCATCCTTTTTCTAGCGACTTTCTGCGGTTTAGGATCGAGCTTGACGGCCTTAGACAACTTAGGACAAATAGGTGAATCACTCGGTTATCCGAACCATGCGGTTAGCTCTTTTGTCTCTTTGGTCAGCATATGGAACTACTTTGGTCGAGTGTTCTCCGGTTTTGTCTCTGAATACTTGCTCGCCAAGCATAAACTACCCCGACCGCTCATGATGACATTAGTCCTCTTGTTAAGCTGCGCGGGCCACCTTCTCATCGCCTTCCCGGTACCAGGCTCGGTATACATAGCGTCCATACTAATGGGATTCTCTTTCGGCGCGCAGCTTCCTTTGCTCTTTGCCATCATCTCGGAGCTGTTCGGGCTCAAGTACTTCTCTACGCTGTTTAACTGCGGACAGCTTGCTAGCCCGCTTGGATCTTACATCTTGAACGTCCGTGTCACGGGAATGCTTTACGATAGAGAGGCCATGAAGCAGTTGACGGCTCGAGGGCTAACTCGAAAAGATGTGAAAGACTTGACTTGCTTAGGGAGCCAGTGTTATAAATTGCCGTTTGTGATTTTGGCTGCGGTGACGTTCTTTGGAGCGCTTGTGTCTTTGGGTCTAGCGATAAGGACGAGAAAGTTTTATAAAGGTGATATTTACAAGAAGTTTAGGGAGAGTCATGAGTCCGAGTCTGTAATGGTTTCTGACTCAAGAAAGTCTTGA
- the LOC106352575 gene encoding uncharacterized protein LOC106352575, protein MNMDGPLDFENEDLLVNPPPSADKRKKVIELDDLVSEHYKEQSKLIDKGNRKRKASSKLYDSDDDDERGQEALLSIVDDCRNQMNEICSEEDTQEWGLSMFGDQKAPMRSLIADVDNCYLLKEFMSSQLNSVVDLNPDNGTAFLEGLLANGWLTKLILTCARVETIICQWTLDILLYSPREDLSSSACDFWCSILLSQNEVNGAPVEIQWLPNYQILKEALESYGFRINSSQVAELPEADSKSQGPPQNIRAWLKLVSACCQIRCKKPIFTASQLEQLAEVLVWLLLDRGLQGLSLLLQESLISVTESFREEEWVSSCKNIANSLASRVPQDMNCLRIVESVAGVDARSKHLRSSIANQMLVVLLEHKESDENLMSSLMAINLKEKSCNLFRTYMMLVLAENWLLSSKLVEEKPVLRDMWDVFLRNCFCQINSTDLRPFASKVRTKASYLRQGCRSN, encoded by the exons ATGAATATGGACGGGCCTCTTGATTTCGAGAACGAAGATCTTTTGGTTAACCCTCCTCCGTCTGCTGACAAAAG GAAGAAAGTGATTGAGTTGGATGATCTTGTCTCTGAACATTACAAAGAGCAGAGCAAACTCATAGACAAAGGAAACAGGAAACGCAAAGCCTCCTCTAAGCTTTAcgattctgatgatgatgatgaacgtGGCCAGGAAGCTTTGCTCTCCATTGTCGATGACTGTCGCAATCAG ATGAATGAGATATGCAGCGAAGAAGATACGCAAGAGTGGGGTTTATCTATGTTTGGAGATCAG AAAGCTCCAATGCGTTCACTGATTGCTGATGTCGATAATTGCTACTTGTTGAAAGAGTTTATGAGTAGTCAGCTAAACTCGGTGGTGGATCTTAATCCAGATAATG GAACAGCATTTCTTGAGGGGTTGCTGGCTAACGGCTGGCTCACAAAACTGATCTTGACGTGTGCACGTGTGGAAACAATCATATGCCAATGGACACTTGATATAT TGTTGTATTCACCAAGAGAAGACCTGAGTTCTTCTGCTTGTGACTTCTGGTGTTCCATACTGTTATCACAAAACGAG GTTAATGGAGCTCCTGTTGAAATTCAATGGCTTCCTAACTATCAGATACTTAAGGAAGCTCTTGAATCATATGGGTTCAGAATCAATTCATCACAAGTTGCTGAGCTACCTGAAGCAG ATTCCAAGTCTCAAGGTCCTCCTCAGAATATTAGAGCTTGGCTCAAACTTGTCTCTGCTTGTTGTCAGATTAG ATGTAAAAAGCCTATCTTCACCGCATCTCAGCTTGAACAACTAGCCGAAGTCCTTGTTTGGCTGCTCTTAGATCGTGGTCTTCAAGGTCTCTCGCTTCTCCTACAAGAGAGCTTGATATCTGTTACTGAATCCTTCAGAGAGGAAGAATGGGTTTCAAGCTGCAAGAACATAGCAAACTCTCTTGCTTCCAG AGTGCCTCAAGACATGAACTGCTTGAGGATAGTGGAGTCCGTAGCAGGTGTTGATGCTCGAAGCAAGCATTTGAGAAGTTCCATCGCTAATCAAATGCTTGTTGTTTTACTTGAACATAAG GAGAGCGACGAGAATCTGATGAGCTCGCTGATGGCTATCAATCTGAAGGAGAAGAGTTGCAACCTCTTCAGAACGTACATGATGTTGGTTTTGGCAGAGAACTGGCTATTGTCAAGTAAGCTGGTTGAGGAAAAGCCAGTACTGAGAGACATGTGGGATGTGTTTCTCAGAAACTGTTTTTGTCAGATCAATAGCACCGATCTTCGGCCTTTTGCATCAAAA GTTCGTACCAAAGCTTCATATCTTCGTCAAGGATGCAGAAGCAATTGA